A DNA window from Calditrichota bacterium contains the following coding sequences:
- a CDS encoding MotA/TolQ/ExbB proton channel family protein has translation MDAVIAFFKNGGTFMYIILAIGLWGIAIIVERFIVIYFVNRIDSKGFTNQIVHLIRENKIDKALSLCDRSKAALPRIVRAGLEEADSAQEDIQNAIELRALTVFPKLEKRTGYLSMAANVATLLGLLGTIWGLIESFQAVAHADASQKAALLTGGIALALNTTAFGLIVAIPIMFFYSILLEKTNEVIDEINENVGIIFQALARRTRNGK, from the coding sequence TTGGACGCAGTTATTGCTTTCTTCAAAAACGGCGGTACATTCATGTACATTATCCTGGCAATTGGCCTCTGGGGAATTGCCATTATTGTGGAACGGTTTATTGTGATCTATTTTGTGAACCGGATCGACAGCAAAGGATTTACCAACCAGATTGTGCATCTTATTCGTGAAAATAAAATTGATAAGGCCCTCTCGCTCTGCGATCGCTCAAAAGCGGCTCTGCCACGGATTGTGAGAGCCGGTTTGGAGGAGGCCGATTCGGCCCAGGAAGATATCCAGAATGCCATAGAATTGCGTGCCCTGACCGTTTTTCCAAAACTGGAAAAACGCACAGGCTATTTGTCGATGGCGGCCAATGTGGCTACACTGTTAGGCCTTTTGGGAACAATTTGGGGATTGATTGAATCGTTTCAGGCCGTTGCGCATGCAGATGCTTCCCAGAAAGCGGCCCTGTTAACAGGCGGTATTGCACTGGCACTCAACACGACGGCTTTTGGTTTGATTGTCGCCATCCCCATCATGTTCTTTTACTCGATTTTGTTGGAAAAAACAAACGAAGTAATTGATGAAATCAATGAAAATGTTGGAATTATTTTTCAGGCGTTGGCGCGGCGGACTCGAAACGGCAAGTAG
- a CDS encoding biopolymer transporter ExbD, translated as MNLRRTIGKERRSEDADVNITPIMNVFVILIPFLLLTASFVKIAIIDFSLPSAEQSSANTINANDLKELTVLVVSIDKKGFQVKTSEKKLPFVKKINGKFDYAGLKNRLNWVKKKYPKLEDVIISPDATIKYDTIVKVMDTCRETGFPNFSISG; from the coding sequence ATGAATCTCAGACGAACAATTGGCAAAGAACGCCGGTCGGAAGATGCCGATGTCAATATTACACCGATCATGAATGTGTTTGTGATTTTGATCCCGTTTTTGCTGCTAACGGCCTCCTTTGTTAAAATTGCCATTATCGATTTTTCACTGCCCTCAGCCGAACAATCCTCAGCCAACACCATTAATGCTAATGACCTAAAAGAGCTGACGGTTCTGGTGGTGTCTATTGACAAAAAGGGCTTTCAGGTTAAGACATCTGAAAAAAAACTGCCGTTTGTGAAAAAAATAAACGGCAAATTCGACTACGCAGGACTTAAAAATCGGCTAAACTGGGTGAAAAAGAAATACCCAAAACTGGAAGATGTGATCATTTCGCCGGACGCAACAATCAAATACGACACCATCGTAAAGGTAATGGATACATGTCGTGAAACAGGTTTTCCGAACTTTTCGATTTCAGGGTAA
- the amrA gene encoding AmmeMemoRadiSam system protein A, whose translation MSKKAGVDLGLTDEEKLYLLRLARDVISKKVKGINVTIPEPPTERLHEKRGAFVTLNEMGQLRGCIGYIEAIKPLYLTIAEMAESAAFRDPRFPPVTADEVPNLEIEISVLTPLRPIESIDEIQVGRHGLLVRQGFYQGLLLPQVATDYGWDRETFLTQTCHKAGLPGNCWKEPETEILIFSADIFSEKDFNEKQ comes from the coding sequence ATGTCAAAAAAAGCGGGTGTCGATCTCGGATTAACGGATGAAGAAAAACTCTATTTGCTCCGATTAGCGCGGGACGTTATTTCGAAAAAGGTGAAGGGGATAAATGTTACTATCCCGGAGCCCCCCACTGAGAGATTGCATGAGAAACGCGGTGCCTTTGTGACGTTAAATGAAATGGGTCAGCTTCGGGGCTGCATCGGCTACATTGAAGCCATAAAACCGCTTTATTTGACCATTGCTGAAATGGCTGAATCGGCCGCGTTCCGTGATCCCCGCTTTCCACCCGTAACGGCTGATGAAGTCCCGAACCTGGAAATTGAGATTTCGGTGCTCACGCCGCTTCGCCCCATTGAGTCGATTGACGAAATTCAGGTAGGGCGGCACGGACTCTTGGTGCGCCAGGGGTTTTATCAGGGATTGCTCCTGCCGCAGGTTGCAACGGATTACGGCTGGGATCGGGAAACGTTTTTGACCCAAACCTGTCATAAGGCCGGGTTGCCCGGAAATTGCTGGAAGGAACCGGAAACAGAAATCCTGATTTTTTCAGCGGATATCTTCAGTGAGAAGGATTTCAATGAGAAACAGTAG
- a CDS encoding biopolymer transporter ExbD gives MNQAFSKKSILSRKRRKNGIFTLRLTSMIDMFTILLVFLLKNYTTENQVPVMANDLRLPSSTAQKIPETASVVGLTRQWVLLDGKKMARVSDVLKSDNLLIKNLFLELRAKRLISERLASYDSKMKFRGEITIQGDKDLPFQLLKKVMYTCGQVGYNNMQLAVIKKE, from the coding sequence ATGAATCAGGCCTTTTCCAAAAAAAGTATTCTCAGTCGAAAGCGGAGAAAAAACGGAATTTTTACGCTTCGCTTGACGTCCATGATTGACATGTTCACAATCTTGCTTGTTTTTTTGCTGAAAAATTACACCACCGAAAATCAGGTGCCGGTCATGGCAAATGATCTGCGGCTGCCATCGTCCACGGCCCAGAAGATTCCTGAAACAGCGTCTGTGGTAGGCCTTACCCGGCAGTGGGTTTTGCTTGACGGGAAAAAGATGGCCCGTGTGAGCGATGTGCTCAAGTCGGATAATTTGCTCATTAAGAATCTTTTTCTGGAATTACGGGCAAAACGCTTAATCTCCGAGCGGCTGGCTTCTTACGACTCCAAGATGAAATTCCGGGGGGAGATTACGATCCAGGGAGATAAAGACCTTCCTTTTCAATTGTTGAAGAAAGTGATGTATACGTGTGGCCAGGTGGGTTACAATAATATGCAGCTGGCTGTTATTAAAAAAGAATAA
- a CDS encoding aminopeptidase P family protein has product MPDPIVHEKIQQASEILKEKGIDAWLVFVRESAAMADPTLEMVLGTGCTWQSAFFITAAGDTIAIVGSLDAANIEGTGTYREIIGYTASIRDDLLKTLNKINPQKIAINYSKNDYMSDGLTHGMFLLLQDYLQGTPFINRLVSSESVVSSLRGRKSPTELKRIQEAIRITEEIYDKVTGFLHPGQSEKEIAAFIKNEFDAYGVEPAWDPIMCPSVFTGPETAGAHFGPTDRKTEKGHIINMDFGVKKDDYCSDMQRTWYFLRDGETKAPENVQKGFDVLRDSIQLAAKAIKPGMAGWEIDKVARDHIVQNGFEEYPHALGHQVGRLAHDGGGLLAPQWDRYGELPFQPIEVGQVYTLEPRLTVEGHGVVTMEEIIVVRENGAEFLSHPQTELWLIG; this is encoded by the coding sequence ATGCCCGATCCAATTGTTCATGAGAAGATTCAACAAGCCTCTGAGATTTTGAAGGAGAAAGGAATTGACGCGTGGCTTGTTTTCGTGCGGGAATCGGCTGCCATGGCCGACCCAACACTGGAAATGGTTTTAGGGACAGGCTGTACCTGGCAATCGGCATTTTTTATTACGGCTGCCGGTGATACAATTGCCATTGTCGGGAGTTTGGATGCGGCGAATATCGAAGGCACGGGCACCTACAGGGAAATAATCGGTTACACCGCTTCAATTCGGGACGATTTATTGAAGACCCTTAATAAAATAAATCCACAAAAAATCGCCATAAATTATTCGAAAAATGATTACATGTCAGATGGCTTGACTCATGGAATGTTTTTATTGCTGCAGGATTATTTGCAGGGAACCCCGTTTATCAATCGCCTGGTATCTTCGGAATCCGTTGTGTCGTCTTTGAGGGGACGGAAATCTCCCACGGAATTGAAACGGATTCAGGAAGCCATTCGGATTACGGAAGAAATTTACGATAAAGTAACCGGTTTTTTGCATCCCGGACAGAGCGAAAAAGAGATTGCCGCATTTATTAAAAATGAGTTTGATGCCTACGGGGTCGAACCCGCCTGGGATCCGATCATGTGTCCCTCGGTGTTTACAGGTCCCGAAACGGCCGGTGCCCATTTTGGGCCGACAGATCGGAAAACAGAAAAGGGACACATTATTAACATGGATTTTGGGGTGAAAAAGGACGACTACTGTTCCGATATGCAGCGGACCTGGTATTTTTTGAGAGACGGAGAAACAAAAGCTCCGGAGAATGTACAAAAGGGATTCGATGTGTTGCGCGATTCCATTCAGTTGGCGGCAAAGGCCATTAAACCGGGAATGGCCGGTTGGGAAATCGACAAAGTGGCACGGGATCACATCGTGCAAAATGGATTTGAAGAATATCCGCATGCACTTGGCCACCAGGTGGGCCGGCTGGCGCACGATGGCGGAGGATTATTGGCCCCCCAATGGGATCGGTACGGCGAGTTACCCTTCCAGCCGATTGAAGTGGGACAGGTGTACACCCTTGAGCCCCGCCTGACGGTAGAGGGCCATGGGGTCGTGACCATGGAAGAAATCATTGTTGTGCGGGAAAATGGCGCCGAGTTTTTGAGTCATCCGCAGACGGAGTTGTGGCTGATTGGGTGA
- a CDS encoding SDR family oxidoreductase, with protein MNLELENKVAIVGGSSKGLGKAIALRLAEEGASVTICARGEDALLKTQDEIQKKTGQDILAVQADLSKKEEVSVVVEKTLETFSRVDILVTNAGGPPPLFFMEISDEQWEAYLQVSLMSAIRLIRLVLPHMVKQNWGRILNLTSVSVKQPIDNLILSNTARLGIVGLARTLANQYAKNNITINNVAPGYVLTDRVRQLFEAKAQQEKRSLEDVTREITKQIPMGRLGKPEEIGDIFAFLASERAGYITGVTLQVDGGFVKSSL; from the coding sequence ATGAATCTGGAGCTTGAGAACAAAGTCGCCATTGTCGGGGGATCCAGTAAGGGATTGGGAAAGGCCATTGCCTTGCGGCTGGCCGAAGAAGGGGCCTCGGTAACGATTTGTGCCCGGGGAGAAGACGCTTTGTTGAAGACCCAGGACGAAATCCAGAAAAAAACAGGGCAAGACATTCTGGCTGTTCAGGCCGATCTTTCGAAGAAAGAAGAGGTTTCCGTCGTTGTAGAAAAGACACTGGAGACCTTTTCGAGGGTCGATATTTTGGTAACCAATGCCGGAGGGCCGCCGCCTCTGTTTTTTATGGAAATTTCCGATGAGCAGTGGGAAGCGTATTTGCAGGTAAGCCTGATGAGCGCTATCCGGTTGATTCGCCTGGTACTGCCCCACATGGTCAAACAGAATTGGGGGCGAATTCTTAATTTGACCTCTGTTTCGGTAAAACAGCCCATTGATAATCTGATTTTATCCAACACGGCGCGGCTGGGTATTGTTGGACTGGCTCGTACACTTGCGAATCAATACGCCAAAAACAATATTACAATCAACAATGTGGCCCCCGGATATGTTCTGACGGATCGGGTCCGCCAATTATTTGAGGCAAAAGCACAGCAGGAAAAGCGGTCGCTTGAAGACGTAACCCGGGAGATCACAAAGCAGATTCCCATGGGCCGGTTAGGTAAGCCAGAAGAGATTGGCGATATTTTTGCCTTTTTGGCTTCGGAGCGCGCGGGGTACATCACAGGTGTCACCCTGCAAGTGGACGGGGGTTTTGTAAAATCATCGTTATAA
- a CDS encoding rubredoxin, whose product MELWQCSVCGYIADEEAPEVCPKCGAPREKFEKLEKSRTDLVERARYTNSLHQELFSILGNALDVAEEGIEDNLDPGCLDIFQKAKKHATELRQMILAEIQTHINKGKWG is encoded by the coding sequence ATGGAACTGTGGCAATGTTCAGTTTGCGGTTATATTGCAGATGAGGAAGCTCCTGAAGTGTGTCCCAAATGTGGTGCTCCCCGGGAAAAATTTGAAAAGCTGGAGAAAAGTCGAACGGATTTGGTGGAGCGCGCTCGATACACGAATTCGCTCCACCAGGAATTATTTTCAATTCTTGGAAATGCTCTGGATGTGGCTGAAGAAGGAATTGAAGATAACCTTGATCCGGGGTGCCTGGATATTTTTCAGAAGGCCAAAAAGCACGCAACCGAATTGCGGCAAATGATTCTGGCCGAGATTCAAACCCACATCAACAAAGGGAAATGGGGCTAA
- a CDS encoding energy transducer TonB — protein sequence MKHKSGVLHIKVEDQDGPREFYLRSNKKYRVGHDTSNDLTIYGDHVPKRLALFEGKGDHFVLNVDAFMDGQISNDHSSLNIQDLIDHDLLPQKRNIYEIPIKFDKRGWVKVGPTRFEFDFNSAANEVDDSVHYWNFSRRYLHGITNDLPYKIIVLLFIVLGTFWSVKVYHAKPIVEKKFSLERVTRRVARFIIAPKKPKAIRPKSKIGVASSKETPSKKTKSSKSSSPEAKKQAAFEAAKKAVVKKGLLGLIAGKGKSGKGGTVVDALIDKGLVRELDNELQSGKDLQVELPSLEDNGGDLSDILSSDTPSVDNLITNDQVQESFNLKEKGGVNLEEMSALSGDTEAVGHRSQQSIRDVIVSYMGRITYVYNKYLKTNPDLGGKIVIEIKIAASGEVLDARIVSSSMNSPAFENELLQVVRHIKFKPIPEGVVTVENPFVFSRSDR from the coding sequence ATGAAGCATAAATCAGGTGTTCTACACATAAAGGTTGAAGACCAGGATGGCCCACGCGAATTTTATTTGAGATCGAATAAAAAGTACCGCGTCGGACACGATACCTCAAACGATCTGACCATCTACGGCGACCACGTTCCCAAAAGACTTGCTCTTTTTGAGGGAAAGGGGGATCATTTTGTCTTGAATGTGGATGCTTTCATGGACGGGCAAATCTCCAACGATCATTCGTCATTAAACATCCAGGACCTGATTGACCACGATCTTCTTCCTCAAAAAAGAAACATCTACGAAATCCCCATTAAGTTTGATAAGAGGGGTTGGGTTAAAGTTGGCCCCACGCGTTTTGAATTTGATTTTAACAGCGCCGCAAATGAAGTGGATGATTCGGTCCACTACTGGAATTTTTCCAGGCGCTATTTGCATGGGATAACGAATGATCTTCCCTACAAAATTATTGTCTTGCTTTTCATTGTTTTGGGAACCTTCTGGTCGGTAAAGGTTTACCATGCCAAACCCATTGTTGAGAAAAAATTTAGTCTTGAAAGGGTTACACGGCGCGTGGCCCGATTTATTATTGCTCCCAAAAAGCCTAAAGCGATTCGGCCGAAAAGCAAAATAGGGGTTGCCAGTTCAAAAGAAACGCCGTCAAAAAAAACAAAATCCTCAAAATCCTCTTCACCGGAGGCCAAGAAGCAGGCTGCATTTGAGGCGGCAAAAAAGGCCGTTGTGAAAAAGGGACTGCTGGGCCTGATTGCAGGTAAAGGAAAATCCGGTAAGGGAGGAACCGTTGTTGATGCGCTCATTGATAAGGGCCTGGTACGGGAATTGGACAACGAGCTGCAGTCGGGAAAAGATTTGCAGGTCGAATTGCCCTCGTTGGAGGACAATGGGGGGGATCTGAGCGATATTTTGTCATCCGATACCCCATCTGTGGATAATTTGATTACAAACGATCAGGTGCAGGAAAGCTTCAATCTGAAGGAAAAGGGTGGCGTTAATCTGGAGGAAATGAGCGCCCTCTCCGGAGACACGGAGGCAGTCGGGCACAGAAGTCAGCAGTCCATACGGGACGTGATTGTTTCGTATATGGGGCGCATTACCTACGTCTACAACAAGTATCTGAAAACCAATCCTGATCTTGGGGGAAAGATTGTGATTGAGATCAAAATTGCCGCATCCGGCGAAGTGTTGGATGCCCGAATTGTTTCATCCTCAATGAACAGTCCGGCTTTTGAAAATGAATTGCTGCAAGTGGTCCGGCACATCAAATTTAAGCCCATTCCTGAAGGTGTTGTAACGGTCGAAAATCCCTTTGTTTTTTCCCGAAGTGACCGCTGA
- a CDS encoding fumarylacetoacetate hydrolase family protein, whose translation MLRIFDYLESHDLWNPFIITDTYKILPPVPQTGKIICLGRNYAAHAKESGSEVPTEPILFVKTKSTVIGQEEKILLPKDVGRVDHEIELAVVIGKRAAQVSRAAAFEFIAGFTILNDVTARAMQKQDIDARKPWYRSKNFDTFGPMGPCLVTSKEIGRPIELDLTLRVNGEIRQHSNTRNMIFDIPTLIEYISQWITLEPGDLISTGTPEGISELHPGDIVEAEIEKIGILRNFVASRDQIGRPHESGA comes from the coding sequence ATGCTCCGGATTTTTGACTATCTGGAATCTCATGATTTGTGGAATCCGTTTATCATAACAGATACCTATAAAATTCTTCCCCCGGTTCCTCAAACCGGAAAAATCATTTGTCTCGGACGGAACTACGCGGCCCACGCCAAAGAGAGCGGAAGTGAAGTGCCCACGGAGCCGATTCTTTTTGTAAAAACAAAATCCACGGTTATCGGGCAGGAGGAAAAAATCCTGCTGCCGAAAGACGTGGGGCGTGTCGATCACGAAATTGAATTGGCCGTTGTAATCGGCAAAAGGGCCGCACAGGTATCCAGGGCCGCCGCTTTTGAGTTTATTGCCGGATTTACTATTTTGAATGACGTGACGGCGCGTGCCATGCAGAAACAGGATATTGACGCGCGAAAACCCTGGTACCGCTCAAAAAATTTTGACACATTTGGCCCCATGGGGCCCTGTCTGGTTACTTCAAAGGAAATTGGCCGTCCAATTGAACTGGATTTGACCCTCCGTGTGAATGGAGAGATTCGGCAGCACTCAAATACAAGAAATATGATTTTTGATATTCCCACGCTCATCGAGTACATTTCGCAGTGGATTACGCTGGAACCCGGCGATCTGATCTCCACAGGAACGCCTGAAGGTATCAGTGAGCTTCACCCGGGTGATATTGTAGAGGCGGAAATCGAAAAGATTGGCATCCTCAGGAATTTTGTTGCTTCACGTGATCAAATAGGGAGACCGCATGAATCTGGAGCTTGA
- the rlmB gene encoding 23S rRNA (guanosine(2251)-2'-O)-methyltransferase RlmB, whose amino-acid sequence MSRILYGIHPIQMAIDAEEPIEKIMVSKSARGPRVGQLISRARKKEIPVQYVAPDVIKKKAESKASQGILAWVAEVRWYSLEDLLDKLQSESAPLFLLILDQIEDPHNLGAIARSAEAFGAHGLIVPQRRSAPLSGTASKAAAGALEILPIARVKNLNRAIEMLQANGIRVIGTDEKGEMPVWQAALTNSVAIVIGNEGKGMRRLVREKCDERVQIPLRGKTPSLNASVAAGIVCYEVFKQRVIKGSIK is encoded by the coding sequence GTGAGCCGGATACTTTACGGAATTCATCCGATTCAAATGGCCATCGATGCCGAAGAGCCAATCGAAAAGATCATGGTTTCAAAATCGGCCCGGGGTCCCCGGGTGGGACAACTCATTTCGCGGGCCCGGAAAAAGGAGATTCCGGTTCAATATGTTGCTCCGGATGTGATTAAAAAAAAGGCTGAATCCAAGGCCAGCCAGGGAATTTTGGCCTGGGTGGCGGAGGTACGCTGGTATTCTCTGGAAGATTTACTGGATAAATTGCAATCGGAGTCAGCCCCCTTATTCTTGCTGATTCTGGATCAAATTGAAGATCCCCACAATCTGGGTGCCATTGCCCGTTCAGCCGAAGCCTTCGGGGCTCACGGATTGATTGTACCTCAGCGCCGGTCGGCTCCGCTGTCGGGGACGGCCTCAAAGGCAGCCGCCGGTGCGCTTGAGATTTTGCCGATCGCGCGGGTGAAAAATCTGAACCGGGCGATTGAGATGCTTCAGGCCAACGGGATCCGGGTCATCGGAACAGACGAAAAGGGCGAAATGCCCGTGTGGCAGGCCGCTCTTACGAATTCGGTCGCCATTGTGATCGGCAATGAAGGAAAGGGAATGCGCCGCCTTGTTCGAGAGAAATGCGACGAGCGGGTTCAAATTCCTCTTCGGGGGAAAACCCCCTCATTAAATGCATCTGTCGCTGCAGGAATTGTGTGTTACGAAGTCTTTAAACAACGTGTAATAAAAGGGTCGATCAAATGA
- the amrB gene encoding AmmeMemoRadiSam system protein B, whose translation MSAMEGRRIRKPAVAGTFYPDNPTVLKEQIDFFLENLEEREIEGDIYGIISPHAGYMYSGQVAAAGYKQLLGRDYDVVLVISPSHREYFKGVSAFCGEAYETPLGLIPVAEDLCRRLTEQSELLFDSWTGHREEHALEVQLPFLQRILGEFRLIPLVMGDQNYDDAVEVGEAIARILRHEKALVVASSDLSHYYPAAVAEKMDARVIRHVSNFDYESLWDDIEMRRAEACGAGPIVSAMVATKKMSANKSEVLLYRHSGHVTGDDSAVVGYLSAVMYRV comes from the coding sequence ATGTCAGCAATGGAAGGAAGGCGGATTCGGAAACCTGCTGTGGCAGGGACATTTTATCCGGACAACCCTACCGTTCTAAAGGAACAGATTGATTTTTTTCTTGAAAACCTTGAAGAGCGTGAAATTGAGGGGGATATTTACGGTATCATTTCACCCCATGCCGGGTACATGTATTCCGGGCAGGTAGCCGCTGCGGGATACAAACAGCTGCTGGGGCGGGATTACGATGTGGTTCTGGTCATTTCTCCCAGTCACCGGGAGTATTTCAAGGGGGTATCTGCCTTTTGCGGCGAGGCATACGAAACACCCCTGGGTCTTATCCCCGTTGCGGAGGATTTATGCCGGCGTCTAACCGAACAATCCGAACTGCTGTTTGATTCCTGGACAGGGCATCGGGAAGAACACGCGCTGGAGGTTCAATTGCCGTTTCTTCAGCGGATTTTAGGGGAGTTCCGGCTGATCCCTTTGGTGATGGGAGATCAAAACTACGATGACGCGGTGGAAGTGGGGGAAGCCATTGCCAGAATTCTCCGCCACGAGAAGGCTCTTGTGGTTGCCAGCTCTGATTTATCCCATTATTATCCGGCAGCCGTTGCCGAAAAAATGGATGCCCGGGTCATTCGTCACGTCTCCAATTTCGATTACGAAAGTCTGTGGGATGACATCGAAATGAGACGTGCGGAAGCCTGCGGTGCGGGTCCGATTGTTTCGGCTATGGTGGCAACAAAAAAAATGAGTGCAAACAAAAGCGAGGTCCTGCTGTACCGTCACTCGGGCCATGTAACCGGAGATGACAGTGCCGTTGTCGGATATCTGTCGGCGGTCATGTATCGCGTCTAA
- a CDS encoding flavin reductase family protein, with protein MKTFTTTPGRFYRFFPMSVTVISVRYKNKDNLMPAVWNSPLSFDPPLFGVSISPKRFTHELVKLAGEFTANFFDYAYSHKIAECGSVSGREIDKYEKFGLTKEDSQLVKSPIVKEAYCSLECILERVEAYGDHDWFVGKILGIHYEEDVYDEGGLLKLDTIRPAMYMGADTYFTADPKSKILIPRK; from the coding sequence ATGAAAACGTTTACGACAACCCCGGGTCGTTTTTATCGCTTTTTTCCCATGTCCGTAACGGTAATTTCCGTGCGGTACAAAAATAAGGACAATCTGATGCCGGCTGTTTGGAATTCTCCCCTTTCGTTTGATCCTCCTCTGTTTGGCGTTTCAATTTCTCCGAAACGCTTTACACATGAATTAGTAAAATTAGCCGGAGAATTCACAGCCAATTTTTTTGATTATGCCTATAGTCACAAAATTGCGGAGTGTGGCAGTGTGTCGGGGCGGGAAATTGACAAATATGAAAAATTCGGACTCACAAAAGAAGACTCTCAACTGGTGAAGTCGCCCATCGTAAAAGAAGCCTATTGTTCGTTGGAGTGCATTTTGGAACGGGTCGAGGCTTACGGAGATCATGATTGGTTTGTTGGAAAAATCCTGGGCATTCACTATGAAGAAGACGTCTACGATGAAGGCGGGCTGCTTAAACTGGATACCATTCGTCCGGCGATGTACATGGGGGCCGACACCTATTTTACGGCAGATCCCAAAAGCAAAATTTTGATTCCCAGGAAGTGA